The Papaver somniferum cultivar HN1 chromosome 3, ASM357369v1, whole genome shotgun sequence genome includes a region encoding these proteins:
- the LOC113358421 gene encoding PP2A regulatory subunit TAP46-like has protein sequence MGEWKIEEMTLPALFEKARKIYSMDCDSATNQEIIKRGCEALETCDEMINKLGLFSANETKEDVSTSNLKYLLVPFYLVELTERLSNRDRLEIVKTSQAKLKKFITFCEAMELVPEEELQISAEEASDTPAAIRAKKIGRFRRQRAAEMKLQEIKERKERRERSLRASALSTPVEAGEEDALDDDGEEEREAWLTTISLSICKAFDLLEMLKKEEEMLSAVREKQLQNGDGEITREILDERIEMAELWHRNAATRMKSTRPVQPITCATFAQDVVEGRAKVSEAHDHKHQPLIFGPQSLTGGRFTSERERLAAQVFQPGHRLPTMSIEEAGLKEMEMMNKWQEMNLKLYEEATTSWHTERPKPGAPTDEDEEEDEEASHQKAVAWDDWKDENPRGAGNKKLTPCG, from the exons ATGGGGGAGTGGAAAATTGAAGAAATGACACTTCCCGCCTTGTTCGAAAAAGCGCGGAAAATTTACTCCATGGATTGTGATTCAGCAACAAATCAG gAAATTATAAAAAGAGGGTGTGAAGCTCTGGAAACGTGTGATGAGATGATTAATAAACTTGGGTTATTCTCCGCAAATGAAACCAAAGAAGATGTCAGCACTAGTAATctcaaatatttgttg GTGCCATTTTATCTTGTGGAGTTGACGGAGAGGCTTTCTAATCGCGACAGGCTAGAAATTGTGAAAACATCTCAGGCTAAATTGAAG AAATTTATTACATTTTGTGAGGCAATGGAGCTTGTCCCTGAAGAGGAATTACAGATATCAGCAGAAGAAGCATCAGATACACCTGCAGCTATAAGGGCCAAAAAG ATTGGGAGATTTAGACGCCAGAGAGCTGCGGAGATGAAGCTGCAGGAAATAAAAGAACGTAAGGAGCGGCGGGAAAGGTCTCTCAGAGCATCAGCTCTATCCACTCCAGTAGAGGCTGGAGAGGAAGATGCACTGGATGATGATGGGGAGGAAGAACGTGAG GCATGGCTTACCACCATCTCACTGTCTATCTGTAAG GCCTTTGATCTGTTGGAAAtgctgaagaaagaagaagaaatgcttTCCGCTGTGAGGGAAAAGCAGTTACAG AATGGGGACGGCGAGATAACTCGTGAGATTCTTGATGAACGCATCGAAATGGCAGAATTGTGGCACCGCAATGCAGCCACTCGGATGAAGTCTACAAGACCAGTGCAGCCAATAACTTGTGCAACATTTGCCCAAGACGTCGTAGAAGGGAGAGCAAAGGTCTCTGAGGCACATGACCATAAACACCAGCCGCTAATATTTGGGCCACAGAGTCTTACGGGTGGAAGATTCACAAGTGAGAGAGAAAGGCTTGCTGCCCAAGTTTTCCAACCTGGCCACAG GTTACCAACCATGAGCATAGAGGAAGCTGGATTGAAAGAAATGGAGATGATGAACAAGTGGCAAGAGATGAATCTAAAATTGTACGAGGAAGCCACTACATCATGGCATACTGAAAGGCCAAAACCTGGAGCACCcactgatgaggatgaagaagaagatgaggaagcgTCTCACCAGAAAGCAGTTGCTTGGGATGACTGGAAAGATGAAAATCCTCGTGGAGCGGGCAACAAGAAACTAACTCCTTGTGGGTAA